One stretch of Nicotiana tabacum cultivar K326 chromosome 18, ASM71507v2, whole genome shotgun sequence DNA includes these proteins:
- the LOC107777201 gene encoding factor Xa inhibitor BuXI-like: protein MKRSMKFNHLLPMFLHLFLFSSCFTFGQTIESPPTRVPVLDMDGDPVHKNRLYYILSVNGTVDEGGLRYISYKYCKYQIIQEKLGTPNGHFWVFSNLADHTTIDLSNDISIGVGNLYTVCSKEPVWIVEQNGYVDGDVSYGHNADDTKFKIEKDDKGDGYRIVHCGNSNGCKNVGVVIEKNGRRRIALTESPLVVKFKKFGDFSS, encoded by the coding sequence ATGAAAAGAAGCATGAAGTTCAACCACCTTTTACCAATGTTCCTACACTTGTTCCTCTTCTCTTCTTGCTTTACTTTTGGCCAAACAATTGAATCACCCCCAACTAGAGTTCCTGTGCTTGACATGGATGGTGATCCAGTCCACAAAAACCGATTATACTACATATTGTCTGTCAATGGAACTGTGGATGAAGGTGGATTGAGATACATATCCTATAAGTATTGTAAGTACCAAATTATCCAAGAAAAGCttggaaccccaaacggacatttttgggttttctctaATTTGGCAGACCACACCACAATTGATCTGTCCAATGATATTTCCATTGGTGTTGGTAATCTCTACACTGTTTGTTCTAAAGAACCAGTGTGGATAGTTGAACAAAATGGATATGTGGATGGTGATGTCTCTTATGGCCACAATGCTGATGATACTAAGTTCAAGATAGAGAAGGATGACAAAGGAGATGGATATAGGATTGTCCACTGTGGTAACTCAAATGGTTGTAAGAATGTAGGTGTGGTCATTGAGAAAAATGGGAGGAGGAGGATTGCTTTGACTGAGTCACCACTAGTGGTCAAATTCAAGAAGTTTGGAGATTTTTCAAGTTAA